A stretch of Methanoregula sp. UBA64 DNA encodes these proteins:
- a CDS encoding helix-turn-helix domain-containing protein, whose product MTHVDPIDRLMRAALSSDEEFVATLNDLMKNDLRISVRDLAEKSGIAQSSLYKILHNERSPNLSTLRDIVRALRQFYRVGDEHFIGLIAARPVLESVEERLADVDGHRMRVREYPVHTMEDAIVGAVRAEREGAIAIVCAPIVSSIIEQLVHVPVATIVPRESVQRAIELAARKAWI is encoded by the coding sequence ATGACACACGTGGACCCGATCGACCGGCTCATGCGCGCGGCCCTCTCCTCGGACGAGGAGTTTGTCGCAACCCTAAACGATCTCATGAAAAACGACCTGCGCATCAGCGTCCGCGACCTTGCGGAAAAGAGCGGGATCGCCCAGAGTTCGCTCTATAAGATCCTGCATAATGAACGCTCCCCCAATCTCTCGACCCTGCGGGATATCGTCCGGGCCCTGCGCCAGTTCTACCGCGTGGGCGACGAGCACTTCATCGGCCTGATCGCAGCCCGGCCGGTGCTCGAAAGCGTGGAGGAGCGCCTTGCCGATGTGGACGGCCACCGGATGCGGGTCCGGGAATACCCGGTCCATACCATGGAGGACGCGATTGTCGGGGCGGTCCGGGCCGAGCGGGAAGGGGCGATTGCAATTGTCTGCGCCCCCATCGTCTCAAGCATCATCGAGCAGCTCGTCCATGTGCCCGTGGCGACGATTGTCCCCCGGGAATCGGTCCAGCGGGCAATAGAACTTGCGGCCCGGAAGGCGTGGATTTAA
- a CDS encoding ABC transporter ATP-binding protein — MGHLVIKDLTQAFRKDDNTELTALDHVSLEVKDKEFVCILGPSGCGKTTLLRLIAGLDTPEGGSIVLDGEEMKGPNPKIGFVFQEYSLFPWRSVLDNIAFGLEMKGVPREERYRIAEQYLSLVNLSAFKTSYPAELSGGMRQRVAVARALALDPVLLLMDEPFGALDAQTRNMLQTELLGIWEKTKKTIIFITHSVDEAVYLSDRIIVLSPRPGKVCRTVSIELPRPRDRTNPEFAELRRDILDQISRNCAVQ; from the coding sequence ATGGGACACCTGGTCATCAAAGACTTAACACAGGCCTTCAGAAAAGACGACAATACCGAACTGACGGCACTCGACCATGTCAGCCTTGAAGTAAAGGACAAGGAGTTTGTCTGTATTCTCGGGCCGTCCGGCTGCGGAAAGACTACGCTTTTACGCCTTATTGCCGGTCTCGACACCCCCGAGGGCGGATCCATTGTCCTCGACGGAGAAGAGATGAAGGGCCCGAACCCGAAGATCGGGTTTGTCTTCCAGGAATACTCGCTCTTCCCGTGGAGGAGCGTGCTCGACAACATCGCGTTCGGCCTTGAAATGAAAGGCGTGCCAAGGGAGGAGCGGTACCGGATTGCAGAACAGTACCTGAGCCTTGTCAACCTGAGCGCGTTCAAGACCAGTTACCCGGCGGAACTCTCCGGCGGGATGCGCCAGCGGGTGGCGGTAGCCCGGGCACTCGCACTCGACCCGGTGCTCCTGTTAATGGACGAACCGTTCGGGGCGCTCGACGCGCAGACAAGAAACATGCTCCAGACCGAGCTTTTGGGGATCTGGGAGAAGACCAAAAAAACCATCATCTTCATCACCCACAGCGTGGACGAGGCGGTCTACCTCTCCGACCGTATCATTGTCCTCTCGCCCCGCCCGGGAAAGGTATGCAGGACGGTCTCCATCGAACTCCCCCGGCCCCGGGACCGCACGAACCCGGAATTCGCAGAGCTCAGGCGCGATATCCTTGACCAGATCAGCAGGAACTGCGCAGTCCAGTAA
- a CDS encoding thiamine pyrophosphate-dependent enzyme: MSFNEWLRQDRLPHIYCAGCGNGTIINCTLAAVDSMGWKKEETVFVSGIGCSSRAPGYIVTDSLHTTHGRALAFATGVKMARPDLHVVVFTGDGDLAAIGGNHFIHACRRNIDITVVCMNNQIYGMTGGQGSPTTPRGCLSTTTPYGCAEPAFDLCELAIAAGANYVARWSSYHVKELERAVKTGLETPGLSFIEALVQCPTNFGRRNKFKKVSDQIEYIKAHSLLKAKRDRMLEQGEAVPEDMYVIGELMKRSRPAMGIPKKEAAP; encoded by the coding sequence ATGAGCTTCAACGAGTGGCTCCGGCAGGACCGGCTCCCCCACATCTACTGCGCCGGCTGCGGGAATGGCACAATCATCAACTGCACGCTCGCTGCCGTTGATTCGATGGGCTGGAAGAAGGAGGAGACTGTCTTTGTCTCGGGGATCGGGTGTTCTTCACGGGCGCCGGGCTACATTGTTACCGATTCGCTCCACACAACCCACGGGCGGGCGCTTGCTTTTGCAACCGGGGTCAAGATGGCGCGGCCGGACCTCCACGTGGTCGTCTTTACCGGCGATGGCGACCTTGCGGCAATCGGCGGGAACCATTTCATCCACGCCTGCCGGAGAAACATCGATATCACAGTCGTCTGCATGAACAACCAGATCTACGGGATGACCGGCGGGCAGGGGAGCCCGACCACCCCCCGGGGCTGCCTCTCGACCACGACACCCTATGGGTGTGCCGAGCCGGCATTCGATCTCTGTGAACTGGCAATAGCCGCCGGGGCAAACTACGTTGCCCGGTGGAGCTCGTACCATGTCAAGGAACTCGAACGGGCGGTAAAGACCGGCCTTGAAACCCCGGGGCTCTCGTTTATCGAGGCGCTCGTCCAGTGCCCGACAAACTTCGGGCGCCGGAACAAGTTCAAGAAGGTCTCCGACCAGATCGAGTACATCAAAGCCCATTCCCTCTTGAAGGCAAAACGGGACCGGATGCTCGAACAGGGCGAGGCAGTTCCCGAGGACATGTACGTGATCGGGGAGCTTATGAAACGCAGCCGGCCCGCAATGGGCATCCCAAAAAAGGAGGCCGCACCATGA
- the sucD gene encoding succinate--CoA ligase subunit alpha, which yields MIYGDKKTGIIVTGATGRQGEYHINLMNEYARQVGGKGVVAGVTPKKGGQTVHGVPVYNTVKEALREQDATTGVVFVPGGAAADSIMEAADAGLELVVAITEHVPVHDTMKAIAYAKMQGCAVIGPNCPGLLSPGEVKMGIMPAGLFSRGHVGVISRSGTLTYEVVDELTRAGIGQSTVVGIGGDPVIGQTFEDVLARFADDPETKAVVLIGEVGGNLEAEGAQNTDVPLVAYIAGVSAPPDKRMGHAGAIVEGGESDAKSKIARLKKMDIPVASRPSEIPDLVRDLFRCHC from the coding sequence ATGATCTACGGGGACAAGAAGACCGGCATCATCGTAACCGGCGCAACCGGCCGGCAGGGCGAGTACCATATCAACCTCATGAACGAGTACGCCCGACAGGTAGGCGGGAAAGGAGTTGTCGCCGGGGTCACGCCAAAGAAAGGCGGCCAGACCGTCCACGGGGTCCCGGTGTACAACACGGTAAAAGAGGCGCTGCGCGAGCAGGATGCAACCACCGGCGTAGTCTTTGTGCCGGGCGGTGCGGCGGCTGACTCCATCATGGAAGCGGCAGATGCCGGCCTCGAACTGGTGGTCGCGATCACCGAGCATGTCCCGGTGCACGACACGATGAAGGCCATTGCCTATGCAAAGATGCAGGGCTGCGCCGTGATCGGCCCCAACTGCCCGGGCCTCCTTTCGCCCGGGGAAGTAAAGATGGGGATCATGCCGGCAGGGCTCTTTTCGCGCGGCCACGTGGGGGTCATCTCCCGGAGCGGGACGCTCACGTACGAGGTCGTGGACGAGCTCACCCGGGCCGGTATCGGCCAGAGCACGGTGGTCGGGATCGGCGGCGACCCGGTGATCGGCCAGACCTTTGAGGATGTGCTCGCCCGGTTCGCGGACGATCCGGAGACCAAGGCGGTTGTCCTCATTGGCGAAGTGGGCGGGAACCTCGAAGCGGAAGGCGCACAGAACACCGATGTGCCGCTCGTTGCCTACATTGCCGGCGTCTCGGCACCGCCGGATAAACGGATGGGCCATGCCGGGGCTATTGTGGAAGGCGGGGAGAGCGATGCGAAGTCGAAGATCGCCCGGCTTAAGAAGATGGATATCCCGGTTGCTTCACGGCCCTCGGAGATACCGGACCTGGTCAGGGATCTTTTCCGGTGCCACTGTTAA
- a CDS encoding 2-oxoacid:acceptor oxidoreductase subunit alpha, with protein sequence MTRTEFWQGNIASAEGALAAGCRFFGGYPITPSTEIAEHMAAKLPKKGGVFIQMEDELASIASVIGASWTGARAMTATSGPGFSLMMENIGYAAMTETPCVVVNVQRGGPSTGQPTMAAQGDMMQCRFGSHGDYAVIALSPASVQEMYDLTAKAFNLADEYRVPVFLMADEVIGHMRERIIIPDSVAHTERPAFVPGTPPFRPDEKTLIPGFPRFGNGYGTHVTGLTHDERGFPSATNPGLHAALVKRLVDKIELASEKLADFDVVDPDAEQVFIAYGSPVRTVQQVLHDHPRDSIGFLRIRTVWPFPVHALSIFTNAQRFIVPELNLGQIAREIERHAKVPVLSVPKLGGELHTPKELWKILEAGA encoded by the coding sequence TTGACGCGGACGGAATTCTGGCAGGGTAATATCGCCTCGGCGGAAGGGGCCCTTGCGGCAGGCTGCCGGTTCTTCGGGGGATACCCTATCACCCCTTCGACAGAGATTGCCGAGCACATGGCGGCAAAGCTCCCGAAAAAAGGCGGGGTCTTTATCCAGATGGAGGACGAGCTCGCGAGCATCGCCTCTGTTATCGGGGCTTCATGGACCGGCGCCCGGGCAATGACTGCCACGAGCGGGCCGGGCTTTTCCCTCATGATGGAAAATATCGGGTACGCAGCGATGACCGAGACCCCCTGCGTGGTAGTAAACGTCCAGCGGGGCGGGCCCTCGACCGGGCAGCCCACCATGGCGGCACAGGGCGACATGATGCAGTGCCGGTTCGGGTCGCACGGCGATTATGCGGTAATCGCCCTCTCCCCGGCAAGCGTACAGGAGATGTACGACCTTACGGCAAAGGCGTTCAACCTCGCAGACGAATACCGCGTACCGGTCTTTTTGATGGCCGACGAAGTGATCGGGCACATGAGGGAACGCATTATCATCCCCGATTCCGTTGCGCATACCGAAAGGCCGGCCTTTGTTCCGGGGACGCCGCCGTTCAGACCGGATGAGAAGACCCTCATCCCGGGATTTCCCCGGTTCGGGAACGGGTACGGCACCCACGTCACCGGCCTCACCCATGACGAGAGGGGCTTTCCCAGCGCCACGAACCCCGGCCTGCATGCAGCACTCGTAAAGCGCCTGGTGGACAAGATCGAACTGGCGTCAGAGAAACTCGCGGACTTCGATGTGGTCGACCCCGATGCAGAACAGGTCTTTATTGCCTACGGTTCCCCGGTCCGCACTGTCCAGCAGGTGCTCCACGATCACCCCCGGGATTCGATCGGGTTTTTGCGGATCCGCACGGTCTGGCCGTTCCCGGTCCATGCGCTCTCGATCTTTACAAACGCACAGAGGTTCATCGTCCCCGAACTCAACCTCGGCCAGATTGCCCGGGAGATCGAGAGGCACGCGAAGGTGCCGGTTCTCTCCGTCCCGAAACTGGGCGGGGAACTCCACACGCCAAAAGAACTCTGGAAGATCCTGGAGGCAGGCGCATGA
- a CDS encoding fumarate hydratase — MQTPEHSPLFDALATATSAAYRSAVIRLPPDVLAVIKRAAAQETDEVAKGEFANILANIKTAERLGVPMCQDTGVPVVYLTIPKEVPLTQELYDAVAEGVRRATEAIPLRPNVVDPLTRHNSGDNSGSGMPVIHVRPGERLTVTVLPKGAGAENVSRIVMLLPSQKEKIPEVVTGTMLIAGGRPCPPVILGVGIGGTFDLAAALAKEALLYPVDTMTAFEQQLCDAVNRLGIGPMGLGGRTTALAVKVRTSSCHTASLPVAVNVQCWANRHATVEVKW, encoded by the coding sequence ATGCAAACGCCGGAACACTCCCCCCTTTTCGATGCGCTTGCCACAGCCACGTCCGCGGCATACCGGAGCGCAGTGATCCGCCTCCCGCCGGATGTGCTCGCGGTTATCAAACGGGCTGCCGCTCAAGAGACCGATGAGGTGGCTAAGGGAGAGTTTGCCAATATCCTCGCAAATATCAAAACCGCGGAACGGCTCGGGGTGCCGATGTGCCAGGACACGGGAGTGCCGGTCGTCTATCTCACGATCCCAAAAGAGGTCCCGCTTACGCAGGAACTCTACGATGCCGTTGCCGAAGGCGTCCGCCGGGCAACGGAGGCTATCCCGCTCCGGCCAAACGTGGTCGACCCGCTCACCCGACATAACTCCGGAGATAATAGCGGATCCGGGATGCCTGTCATACATGTGCGGCCCGGGGAGCGGCTGACCGTCACGGTGCTGCCCAAAGGGGCCGGGGCGGAGAATGTGTCGAGGATTGTGATGCTCCTCCCGTCCCAGAAAGAGAAGATCCCGGAGGTGGTCACCGGGACGATGCTTATCGCCGGGGGCCGGCCCTGCCCGCCGGTCATCCTCGGGGTAGGGATCGGCGGGACCTTCGATCTCGCGGCTGCGCTTGCAAAAGAGGCGCTCTTATATCCGGTCGATACCATGACGGCGTTCGAGCAGCAGCTCTGCGATGCGGTAAACCGGCTCGGGATCGGCCCGATGGGCCTTGGCGGGAGGACGACGGCGCTTGCGGTCAAGGTCAGGACCTCGTCCTGCCACACCGCATCGCTTCCCGTAGCAGTCAATGTCCAGTGCTGGGCGAACCGGCACGCAACCGTGGAGGTGAAATGGTGA
- a CDS encoding ABC transporter permease produces the protein MVTENGKNNYRWLGLCALLLVLIVWEIAAVIIVANPFILPSPPDVFLAFIGLIEKGRLLLDFEVSMEHFIIGIGAALVVGIPIGIAMGWSRKFDAFLDPVVELLRPIPPLAWIPFAIIWFGLTASSAGFVIFIGAVFPIVINTYSGFRSVPKIYVEAGRMLGCTKNLSLIRHVAFPAALPSIASGIRIATGVGWMCLVAAELFGVSNNGLGMALWFYYDLHQMDSVVVYMLLLGFIGLVIDMGFRHYMNRHFLRWQVKEVA, from the coding sequence ATGGTTACGGAAAACGGGAAAAATAATTACCGGTGGCTGGGACTGTGTGCCCTGCTGCTGGTCCTTATCGTATGGGAGATTGCGGCCGTCATTATCGTCGCCAACCCGTTTATCCTGCCCTCTCCTCCGGATGTCTTCCTTGCATTTATCGGCCTGATTGAAAAAGGCAGGCTGCTTTTGGACTTTGAAGTGAGTATGGAGCACTTCATCATCGGTATCGGGGCTGCGCTTGTCGTGGGAATTCCCATCGGCATTGCCATGGGCTGGAGCCGGAAGTTCGATGCTTTTCTCGACCCGGTCGTCGAACTCCTCCGCCCGATCCCTCCCTTAGCCTGGATCCCGTTTGCGATCATCTGGTTTGGCCTGACTGCATCGTCGGCGGGATTTGTTATCTTTATCGGGGCGGTCTTTCCCATTGTCATCAACACCTACAGCGGGTTTCGGAGCGTCCCGAAAATTTACGTCGAGGCCGGCCGGATGCTCGGGTGTACAAAAAACCTGTCGCTCATCCGGCACGTTGCGTTTCCCGCAGCCCTGCCCTCGATTGCGTCAGGGATCCGCATTGCAACGGGCGTGGGGTGGATGTGCCTTGTCGCGGCAGAGCTCTTCGGGGTCTCCAACAACGGCCTCGGCATGGCGCTCTGGTTCTACTACGACCTGCACCAGATGGACAGCGTGGTAGTGTATATGTTACTGCTCGGTTTCATCGGCCTTGTGATCGATATGGGATTCCGGCATTACATGAACCGGCATTTCCTGCGCTGGCAGGTAAAGGAGGTGGCCTGA
- a CDS encoding 50S ribosomal protein L16: MVRKPGKMYRNLAKKAYTRREYMGGVPGNKIVQFEMGNLSQEFPTEVDLIVEETCQIRHSALEASRISINRKLLKDVGRTNFHFKVRVFPHHVLRENKQATGAGADRVSEGMRLAFGKAVGTAARVEAGQVIFTVFSTAQYLDKIKAAMRNGAHKLPSPSHLKVHTIKVSGRIVAAPKIAGDKIAAPVKVEAETEAAAAEPAKGAEAAKGADHKGGKGPAKAEPAKAEAAKGADAKGADHKKGGKK, encoded by the coding sequence ATGGTAAGAAAACCGGGAAAGATGTACAGGAACCTTGCAAAGAAAGCCTATACGCGGCGCGAATATATGGGCGGGGTTCCCGGCAATAAGATCGTACAGTTCGAGATGGGAAACCTCTCGCAGGAGTTCCCGACCGAAGTTGACCTGATCGTCGAAGAGACCTGCCAGATCCGGCACAGCGCCCTTGAGGCATCCCGTATCTCCATCAACAGGAAACTCTTAAAGGATGTAGGCAGGACGAACTTCCACTTCAAGGTCAGGGTCTTCCCGCACCACGTGCTCCGCGAGAACAAGCAGGCAACCGGCGCAGGTGCAGACCGTGTGTCGGAAGGCATGCGCCTTGCATTCGGCAAGGCTGTCGGCACGGCAGCCCGTGTCGAGGCCGGCCAGGTCATCTTCACGGTCTTTTCCACGGCCCAGTACCTGGATAAGATCAAGGCGGCAATGAGAAACGGCGCACACAAGCTCCCGAGCCCGTCGCACTTAAAGGTTCACACCATCAAGGTCAGCGGCAGGATCGTTGCGGCACCGAAGATCGCCGGCGATAAGATCGCAGCACCGGTCAAGGTCGAAGCCGAGACGGAAGCAGCAGCGGCAGAACCGGCAAAGGGAGCCGAGGCGGCAAAGGGTGCTGACCACAAGGGTGGAAAAGGCCCCGCAAAGGCTGAACCGGCAAAGGCCGAGGCAGCAAAGGGCGCAGATGCAAAAGGTGCCGACCACAAAAAGGGCGGCAAGAAGTAA
- a CDS encoding FumA C-terminus/TtdB family hydratase beta subunit, whose product MVTKEAVHLHTPLGDEVLALRAGDHVELSGVVYTARDEAHLRMQQDGIPFDPKGAVIYHCGPVVREKTIIAAGPTTSARMNSLSGFLFAKGVRALIGKGGMGPAVREQLKGRGVYFAFTGGCAALAASHMKLVGEYFPDLGMAEAVWAIELDRLPLVVGIDSAGNDLFSEVENRARAAAGAGPAEKCTDK is encoded by the coding sequence ATGGTGACAAAAGAGGCCGTGCACCTGCACACTCCCCTCGGCGACGAAGTCCTTGCCCTCCGGGCCGGGGACCATGTCGAGCTCTCGGGGGTAGTCTATACGGCGCGGGACGAGGCGCACCTGCGCATGCAACAAGACGGCATCCCGTTCGATCCAAAAGGTGCCGTAATCTACCACTGCGGGCCGGTCGTCAGGGAAAAGACCATTATCGCTGCCGGGCCGACAACATCGGCACGGATGAATTCCCTCTCGGGGTTCCTGTTTGCAAAGGGCGTGCGGGCGCTGATCGGGAAAGGCGGCATGGGCCCGGCAGTCCGGGAGCAGCTCAAAGGGAGGGGCGTGTACTTTGCCTTTACCGGCGGTTGCGCGGCCCTTGCAGCTTCCCACATGAAACTTGTCGGGGAGTACTTCCCGGATCTCGGCATGGCCGAAGCCGTCTGGGCAATCGAGCTCGACCGGCTGCCGCTCGTTGTGGGGATCGATTCCGCGGGAAACGATCTCTTCTCTGAGGTAGAGAACCGGGCGCGGGCCGCCGCCGGTGCAGGCCCTGCGGAAAAATGCACGGACAAATAG
- a CDS encoding ABC transporter substrate-binding protein: protein MKFPKIGAAALLALALVLVIVAAGCTQQSGTAGSPGTAAPVKDIRIGYQPSTHQMAEITAMNKGWYAQDLAQYGVTNVTDTVFPTGAPEMQAMLANQIDVAYVGAAPVLSAISTGLDAKIVAGVNTQGSDLVIRNGLTYSGPQSLKGLTIATFPAGTIQDTVLRNWLSKNNLTPGTDVTIKGMSSAGDAATALTAGKVDAVFLPTPNPSVIVNQGAGKIVVHSGEMYPNHTCCVLVVSGKLIREHPEIVKQIIQTNNKAVAWNEANLNEAAAIYANKTGAKLTDVQASLQEWDGNWASDPNIIVQPVLDYAAFQYQNGYIKKNLTEADLFDLTLYQK, encoded by the coding sequence ATGAAGTTTCCAAAGATCGGGGCAGCCGCACTTCTCGCGCTCGCCCTCGTGCTCGTTATTGTTGCCGCCGGCTGCACGCAGCAGTCCGGCACCGCGGGGTCCCCGGGGACTGCCGCACCGGTAAAGGATATCCGGATCGGGTACCAGCCCAGCACCCACCAGATGGCTGAGATCACCGCCATGAACAAGGGCTGGTATGCACAGGATCTCGCCCAGTACGGCGTCACGAACGTCACCGACACGGTCTTCCCGACCGGCGCACCTGAAATGCAGGCCATGCTCGCCAACCAGATCGATGTCGCCTATGTCGGCGCAGCACCGGTCCTCTCGGCCATCAGTACCGGCCTTGACGCAAAGATCGTTGCCGGTGTCAACACCCAGGGGTCCGACCTTGTCATCAGAAACGGCCTCACCTACTCCGGCCCCCAGAGCCTCAAGGGCCTGACCATCGCGACCTTCCCGGCAGGGACTATCCAGGATACGGTCCTACGCAACTGGCTCTCAAAGAATAACCTTACGCCCGGAACCGATGTCACGATCAAGGGAATGTCCTCCGCGGGAGATGCGGCAACCGCACTTACCGCAGGAAAAGTCGATGCAGTCTTCCTGCCGACACCCAACCCGAGCGTGATCGTGAACCAGGGCGCAGGAAAGATCGTGGTCCACTCCGGTGAGATGTACCCCAACCACACCTGCTGTGTCCTTGTCGTGAGCGGCAAGCTGATCCGGGAGCACCCCGAGATCGTAAAACAGATCATCCAGACCAACAACAAGGCGGTTGCCTGGAACGAGGCAAACCTTAACGAAGCCGCAGCAATCTACGCGAACAAGACCGGCGCAAAACTCACCGATGTGCAGGCATCCTTACAGGAGTGGGACGGCAACTGGGCATCGGACCCGAACATCATCGTCCAGCCGGTCCTCGATTACGCAGCATTCCAGTACCAGAACGGGTATATCAAGAAGAACCTGACAGAGGCCGACCTCTTTGACCTGACCCTGTACCAGAAGTAA
- a CDS encoding succinate--CoA ligase subunit beta, whose protein sequence is MKLLEYEAKQLFSEEGIRVPKGILVSKHEEILLHMDAMPAKVAVKAQVDVGGRGKAGGVLMADKDTVIETARKLFNTTIKGVPVQRILIEERLAIQHEYFVSITIDRAKKQPVILFAETGGVDIEQTAKSSKDAIRSVSFCPILPDVPGFLLRELCGNAPADIQKAVNRLYHVFCKKDALLAEINPLVTTPDGVYAADAKLIVDDNSLARQGIAINRDLSEREREAEKHGFSFVELDGSIGVIGNGAGLTMSTLDLIGYYGGKAADFLDVGGGADSERVMHAVRLVASVPTVKVIVVNLLGGITRCDEVARGIIASGVSVPVIVRIAGTNAEEGRKLLSEKGYEMLDTMDLVVKKAVEVAP, encoded by the coding sequence ATGAAACTACTGGAGTACGAGGCAAAGCAGCTCTTTAGCGAAGAAGGAATCAGGGTGCCAAAGGGCATCCTGGTAAGCAAGCACGAGGAGATCCTCCTCCACATGGACGCAATGCCGGCAAAGGTTGCGGTAAAAGCCCAGGTGGATGTCGGCGGCAGGGGAAAGGCCGGCGGCGTTCTGATGGCCGACAAAGATACCGTCATCGAGACGGCACGCAAACTCTTCAATACGACCATCAAGGGCGTCCCGGTGCAAAGGATCCTGATCGAAGAGCGTCTCGCCATCCAGCACGAGTATTTCGTGAGCATTACGATCGACCGGGCAAAGAAACAGCCCGTGATCCTCTTTGCAGAGACCGGCGGCGTGGACATCGAGCAGACGGCAAAGAGTTCGAAAGACGCAATCCGGTCGGTCAGTTTCTGCCCGATCCTGCCCGACGTGCCGGGGTTCCTCCTGCGCGAGCTCTGCGGGAATGCGCCGGCCGATATCCAGAAGGCGGTCAACCGGCTCTACCATGTCTTCTGCAAGAAAGATGCCCTGCTTGCCGAGATCAACCCGCTCGTCACCACACCGGACGGCGTGTACGCAGCAGACGCGAAACTGATTGTGGACGACAACAGTCTTGCCCGGCAGGGGATTGCGATCAACCGCGACCTCTCCGAGCGCGAGCGGGAAGCAGAGAAACACGGCTTCTCGTTTGTGGAGCTGGACGGCAGCATCGGCGTCATCGGGAACGGTGCGGGCCTTACGATGTCCACGCTCGACCTCATCGGGTATTATGGTGGCAAGGCTGCGGACTTCCTCGATGTCGGGGGCGGTGCGGACAGCGAGCGCGTGATGCACGCGGTGCGCCTTGTCGCAAGCGTGCCAACGGTAAAAGTCATCGTGGTGAACCTGCTCGGCGGGATCACCCGGTGCGACGAGGTTGCCCGGGGTATCATCGCGTCCGGTGTTTCCGTACCGGTTATTGTGCGGATCGCAGGGACCAATGCAGAAGAGGGGCGAAAGCTCCTCTCGGAGAAGGGCTACGAGATGCTCGACACCATGGATCTTGTGGTAAAAAAGGCCGTGGAGGTGGCACCATGA
- a CDS encoding 2-oxoacid:acceptor oxidoreductase family protein: protein MRREVRFSGFGGQGIILSAVILGRAAVMYDHKFAVQTQVYGPEARGGASMSAVIIDDDEILYPKVADPDVFVIMSQEGFEKYGSAARKEAVMILDSTLVHSRPGCTYHEVPATAEAKSVLGRDIVANIVMLGALVGYTRVVSEDALKKAILDSVPKGTESLNTKAMELGIAHAGGKKA, encoded by the coding sequence ATGAGGCGCGAGGTCAGGTTCTCCGGGTTTGGCGGGCAGGGGATCATCCTTTCCGCAGTTATTCTCGGCCGGGCGGCCGTGATGTACGACCACAAGTTCGCCGTCCAGACGCAGGTATACGGGCCCGAGGCCCGGGGCGGGGCATCGATGAGCGCCGTGATCATCGACGACGACGAGATCCTGTACCCCAAGGTGGCTGACCCCGACGTATTTGTGATCATGTCGCAGGAAGGATTCGAGAAGTACGGCTCTGCGGCCCGGAAGGAGGCAGTAATGATCCTCGATTCCACGCTTGTCCATTCCCGGCCCGGCTGCACGTACCACGAGGTCCCGGCAACCGCCGAGGCAAAGTCCGTGCTCGGGCGGGACATCGTGGCAAACATCGTGATGCTCGGGGCCCTTGTCGGGTATACCCGGGTAGTGAGCGAAGATGCGCTCAAAAAAGCCATCCTCGATTCCGTTCCGAAAGGTACCGAATCGCTCAACACGAAAGCCATGGAACTCGGGATCGCCCATGCAGGAGGAAAGAAGGCATGA
- a CDS encoding 4Fe-4S dicluster domain-containing protein, giving the protein MKLAIDETRCKGCNLCTQVCPYRIFKEGKRPNRRGIVVPELDRPERCTNCRLRHLYGRQLCGVCQLTCPDQAIHWVEEEPYEPHKVAIEY; this is encoded by the coding sequence ATGAAGCTTGCCATCGACGAGACCCGGTGCAAGGGCTGCAACCTCTGTACCCAGGTCTGCCCCTACCGGATCTTCAAGGAGGGCAAACGCCCCAACCGGCGGGGAATCGTGGTACCGGAACTCGACCGGCCCGAGCGCTGCACCAACTGCCGGCTCCGGCACCTCTACGGGAGGCAGCTCTGCGGGGTCTGCCAGCTCACCTGCCCGGACCAGGCGATCCACTGGGTTGAAGAGGAGCCCTACGAACCCCACAAGGTGGCGATTGAATATTGA